A region of Salvelinus alpinus chromosome 6, SLU_Salpinus.1, whole genome shotgun sequence DNA encodes the following proteins:
- the LOC139579490 gene encoding neuronal acetylcholine receptor subunit beta-2-like: MAVTVTLSLSLLLVSLSSTGAENAEERLVNYLLSPERYNKLIRPAVNKSQQVTISIQVSLSQLISVNEREQIMTTNLWLFQEWNDYRLRWDPEKYEGIKKLRIPSQHIWLPDIVLYNNADGVYEVSFYCNAVVSNTGDIFWLPPAIYKSACAIEVQHFPFDQQNCTLKFRSWTYDHTEVDLILTSDFASRDDFTPSGEWDIVSLPARKNEDPDDITYLDITYDFVIKRKPLFYTINLIIPCVLITSLAILVFYLPSDCGEKMTLCISVLLALTVFLLLISKIVPPTSLAVPLIGKYLMFTMVLVTFSIVTSVCVLNVHHRSPSTHRMPDWVKRLFLLRLPAFLLMRQPGNNNVQEKLRRKQATAAAGNTTSGNTTSGNPGNSRGGARKRCSDIKLGGIQTDSDSFYVKEDSARKFVWKVGDVSGDGGIPEIRRRVAVQWDADLEEAVDGVRYIAEHMKTEDGDEGIIEDWKYVAMVIDRLFLWIFILVCVVGTLGLFMQPLFQSYNTPTADSNEYGDF, encoded by the exons gtacaGGAGCGGAGAATGCAGAGGAACGGCTGGTGAACTACCTGTTGAGTCCAGAGCGTTATAACAAACTGATCCGTCCTGCTGTTAACAAGAGCCAGCAGGTTACCATCTCTATACAGGTGTCTCTGTCACAGCTCATCAGTGTg aatgagagagagcagaTTATGACCACCAACCTCTGGCTGTTCCAG gaGTGGAATGACTACAGACTGAGATGGGACCCAGAGAAATACGAAGGCATCAAAAAACTACGAATCCCATCTCAACACATTTGGCTTCCTGATATTGTTCTCTACAACAA TGCGGACGGGGTGTACGAGGTCTCCTTCTATTGCAACGCCGTGGTGTCCAACACAGGAGACATCTTCTGGCTCCCGCCTGCCATCTACAAGTCAGCCTGCGCCATCGAGGTGCAGCACTTCCCCTTCGACCAGCAG aACTGCACGCTCAAGTTCCGCTCGTGGACCTACGACCACACCGAAGTCGACCTCATCCTCACCAGCGACTTCGCCAGCCGGGACGACTTCACGCCGAGCGGCGAGTGGGACATCGTGTCGCTGCCCGCCCGCAAGAACGAAGACCCCGACGACATCACCTACCTGGACATCACCTACGACTTTGTCATCAAGAGGAAGCCTCTGTTCTACACCATCAACCTGATCATCCCCTGTGTCCTCATCACCTCTCTGGCCATCCTGGTCTTCTACCTGCCCTCTGACTGTGGGGAGAAGATGACCCTGTGTATCTCTGTCCTGCTGGCCCTCACTGTCTTCCTGCTGCTCATCTCTAAGATAGTACCGCCCACCTCTCTGGCTGTGCCTCTCATAG GTAAATACCTGATGTTCACTATGGTGTTGGTCACCTTCTCCAtcgtgaccagtgtgtgtgtcctcaaCGTTCACCACCGCTCCCCGTCCACCCACCGCATGCCTGACTGGGTCAAACGCCTCTTCCTGCTCCGCCTCCCCGCCTTCCTCCTCATGAGACAACCCGGGAACAATAACGTCCAGGAAAAACTTAGACGGAAGCAAGCCACTGCCGCTGCCGGGAACACCACCTCCGGGAACACCACCTCCGGGAACCCTGGGAATTCCCGAGGCGGGGCGAGAAAGCGGTGTTCCGACATCAAGCTGGGAGGAATCCAGACGGACTCCGACTCGTTCTATGTGAAGGAGGATTCGGCCCGGAAGTTTGTCTGGAAGGTGGGAGACGTGTCGGGGGACGGCGGTATTCCGGAGATCAGGCGTCGCGTGGCTGTCCAGTGGGACGCTGACCTGGAGGAGGCGGTGGATGGAGTGAGGTATATCGCTGAACACATGAAGACGGAGGACGGAGatgaaggg ATCATAGAGGACTGGAAGTACGTAGCGATGGTAATTGACCGTCTGTTCCTGTGGATCTTTATCCTGGTGTGTGTGGTGGGAACCCTGGGTCTCTTCATGCAGCCCCTCTTCCAGAGCTACAACACTCCTACTGCAGACAGCAACGA gtaTGGTGATTTCTGA